In Paroedura picta isolate Pp20150507F chromosome 12, Ppicta_v3.0, whole genome shotgun sequence, one DNA window encodes the following:
- the KCNJ1 gene encoding ATP-sensitive inward rectifier potassium channel 1 isoform X1, producing the protein MFKYFRNHFVSHLTECKRRRSRLVSKDGRCNIEFGNVEEQSRFVFLVDIWTTILDLRWRYKMTIFISAFLGSWFLFGLLWYIVAYVHEDLPEFSPSANHTPCVDNINGLTSAFLFSLETQVTIGYGFRCVTEQCAMAIFLLIFQSILGVIINSFMCGAILAKISRPKKRAKTITFSKNAVISKRGGKLCLLIRVANLRKSLLIGSHIYGKLLKTTVTPELETIILDQVSVDFVVDAGNENLFFISPLTIYHIIDKNSPFFHMAADTILQQEFELVVFLDGTVESTSATCQVRTSYLAEEVLWGYRFAPIVSKTKEGKYRVDFHNFGKTVEVETPHCAFCLYNEKDAKAKAKMGYDNLGFQLREVNETRDTQM; encoded by the coding sequence ATGTTTAAGTACTTCCGGAACCATTTCGTCAGTCACTTAACCGAATGCAAAAGACGAAGGTCACGGCTGGTGTCTAAAGATGGGAGATGCAACATCGAGTTCGGGAACGTTGAAGAACAGTCAAGGTTTGTTTTCTTGGTTGACATCTGGACCACCATCCTGGACCTCAGATGGAGGTACAAGATGACCATCTTCATTTCAGCGTTCTTAGGCAGCTGGTTTCTTTTTGGCCTACTGTGGTACATAGTCGCATATGTACACGAAGATCTGCCGGAGTTCAGCCCCTCTGCAAATCACACCCCATGCGTTGACAACATCAACGGCTTGACTTCTGCCTTTCTGTTCTCCTTGGAGACCCAAGTCACTATAGGCTATGGTTTCAGGTGTGTTACGGAACAATGTGCCATGGCAATTTTCCTGCTGATCTTCCAATCTATCTTAGGAGTCATCATAAACTCTTTCATGTGTGGCGCCATCTTGGccaagatctccaggcccaaaaAGAGAGCAAAAACCATCACCTTCAGTAAGAATGCTGTTATCAGCAAGCGAGGGGGGAAACTGTGCCTTCTcattagggtggccaacctcagGAAAAGCCTTTTGATCGGCAGCCATATCTACGGCAAACTGCTGAAGACCACGGTCACACCGGAATTAGAGACCATCATCTTAGATCAAGTCAGCGTGGATTTTGTAGTCGACGCTGGCAACGAGAACTTATTCTTCATCTCTCCCTTGACCATCTACCACATCATTGACAAGAACAGCCCCTTCTTCCACATGGCAGCGGACACCATCCTCCAACAAGAGTTTGAGTTGGTGGTGTTCCTAGATGGGACTGTGGAATCTACCAGTGCCACCTGTCAAGTCAGGACGTCCTACCTCGCAGAGGAGGTCCTCTGGGGCTATCGTTTTGCCCCCATTGTCTCCAAGACCAAAGAAGGGAAGTACAGAGTGGATTTTCACAATTTTGGCAAAACGGTGGAAGTCGAGACTCCCCATTGTGCCTTTTGCCTCTACAATGAGAAAGATGCCAAAGCGAAAGCCAAGATGGGGTATGACAACCTTGGATTCCAACTTCGAGAAGTCAACGAAACCAGAGACACCCAAATGTAA
- the KCNJ1 gene encoding ATP-sensitive inward rectifier potassium channel 1 isoform X2 — protein MGDATSSSGTLKNSQAFLGSWFLFGLLWYIVAYVHEDLPEFSPSANHTPCVDNINGLTSAFLFSLETQVTIGYGFRCVTEQCAMAIFLLIFQSILGVIINSFMCGAILAKISRPKKRAKTITFSKNAVISKRGGKLCLLIRVANLRKSLLIGSHIYGKLLKTTVTPELETIILDQVSVDFVVDAGNENLFFISPLTIYHIIDKNSPFFHMAADTILQQEFELVVFLDGTVESTSATCQVRTSYLAEEVLWGYRFAPIVSKTKEGKYRVDFHNFGKTVEVETPHCAFCLYNEKDAKAKAKMGYDNLGFQLREVNETRDTQM, from the exons ATGGGAGATGCAACATCGAGTTCGGGAACGTTGAAGAACAGTCAAG CGTTCTTAGGCAGCTGGTTTCTTTTTGGCCTACTGTGGTACATAGTCGCATATGTACACGAAGATCTGCCGGAGTTCAGCCCCTCTGCAAATCACACCCCATGCGTTGACAACATCAACGGCTTGACTTCTGCCTTTCTGTTCTCCTTGGAGACCCAAGTCACTATAGGCTATGGTTTCAGGTGTGTTACGGAACAATGTGCCATGGCAATTTTCCTGCTGATCTTCCAATCTATCTTAGGAGTCATCATAAACTCTTTCATGTGTGGCGCCATCTTGGccaagatctccaggcccaaaaAGAGAGCAAAAACCATCACCTTCAGTAAGAATGCTGTTATCAGCAAGCGAGGGGGGAAACTGTGCCTTCTcattagggtggccaacctcagGAAAAGCCTTTTGATCGGCAGCCATATCTACGGCAAACTGCTGAAGACCACGGTCACACCGGAATTAGAGACCATCATCTTAGATCAAGTCAGCGTGGATTTTGTAGTCGACGCTGGCAACGAGAACTTATTCTTCATCTCTCCCTTGACCATCTACCACATCATTGACAAGAACAGCCCCTTCTTCCACATGGCAGCGGACACCATCCTCCAACAAGAGTTTGAGTTGGTGGTGTTCCTAGATGGGACTGTGGAATCTACCAGTGCCACCTGTCAAGTCAGGACGTCCTACCTCGCAGAGGAGGTCCTCTGGGGCTATCGTTTTGCCCCCATTGTCTCCAAGACCAAAGAAGGGAAGTACAGAGTGGATTTTCACAATTTTGGCAAAACGGTGGAAGTCGAGACTCCCCATTGTGCCTTTTGCCTCTACAATGAGAAAGATGCCAAAGCGAAAGCCAAGATGGGGTATGACAACCTTGGATTCCAACTTCGAGAAGTCAACGAAACCAGAGACACCCAAATGTAA